One Roseimaritima multifibrata DNA window includes the following coding sequences:
- a CDS encoding S1C family serine protease, whose protein sequence is MHPYRPDTPNIVPASDTGPASDAGPASDIVLSADIVTSAEGVTPASSSPSESPSESSEVSVSIRGERVGFGYENPLPARQRDRNRDSKGSLSQSVLFLMTVALLFAALRYLLPVVVEEARYAWHRGELRAEYEVSGEGLRTASLDSLSQASQMVTQHVGPSVVHIEVQRQRTSQQVDLANFLQEQKGLPPSMGPLLSSDQGSGVIVDASGYILTNEHVIAGGASIQVGLSDGQRVPAVVVGVDPLTDLAVLKIDATNLIPIEFGESDAAKVGSPVWAVGSPFGLDRTVTFGILSGKHRVVKASTRYQDFMQSDVAVNPGNSGGPLVDARGQLIGINTAIVGDTYRGVSFSIPSNVAKSVYERIRADGHFQRGWLGVALAEVPDDLHKGADARVRGALVTGLADPDSPAARAGVLAGDIVLQLNEIELADIGHLMRLVGDLKVGESVQLLVRRDDGLQSLWVTIGSPPAERVLR, encoded by the coding sequence ATGCATCCGTACCGCCCCGATACTCCCAATATCGTACCAGCATCTGATACAGGACCCGCATCCGACGCCGGACCAGCGTCTGATATCGTTTTATCTGCGGATATCGTAACGTCTGCGGAAGGTGTGACGCCCGCAAGCTCTTCGCCGAGTGAATCGCCGTCGGAGTCCTCCGAGGTTTCGGTTTCAATCCGGGGGGAACGAGTCGGATTCGGTTACGAAAACCCGCTGCCCGCAAGGCAGCGCGACCGAAATCGGGATTCGAAAGGCTCGCTTAGCCAAAGTGTCCTTTTCCTGATGACGGTGGCCCTATTATTTGCTGCCCTCCGGTATTTGCTGCCTGTGGTGGTTGAGGAGGCTCGGTACGCGTGGCATCGCGGTGAATTGCGGGCAGAGTACGAAGTGAGTGGCGAAGGTTTGCGAACCGCATCACTCGATTCGCTCTCGCAGGCCTCGCAAATGGTGACTCAACACGTCGGTCCCAGCGTTGTGCATATCGAAGTCCAACGCCAACGCACCTCGCAGCAGGTCGATTTGGCTAATTTTCTGCAGGAGCAAAAAGGTTTGCCCCCTTCGATGGGACCGCTGCTTAGCTCGGACCAGGGGAGCGGCGTGATTGTCGATGCGTCGGGGTACATCCTGACCAATGAGCATGTCATCGCAGGAGGAGCAAGTATCCAGGTTGGTTTAAGCGACGGGCAACGGGTGCCGGCCGTCGTCGTTGGCGTCGACCCGTTAACCGATTTGGCGGTTTTGAAAATTGACGCTACCAACTTGATTCCCATTGAGTTTGGCGAAAGCGATGCGGCCAAGGTTGGTTCGCCGGTCTGGGCCGTCGGCAGTCCCTTTGGTCTGGATCGCACCGTCACGTTCGGGATCCTTAGTGGCAAACACCGGGTCGTGAAGGCAAGCACCCGGTATCAGGATTTCATGCAAAGCGATGTGGCGGTGAATCCCGGAAACAGTGGCGGCCCGCTGGTGGATGCTCGAGGCCAGTTGATCGGGATCAATACGGCCATTGTTGGAGATACCTATCGAGGGGTCAGTTTCTCGATCCCAAGTAATGTTGCCAAATCGGTCTACGAGCGGATTCGGGCCGATGGCCATTTTCAACGTGGCTGGTTGGGCGTGGCGTTGGCGGAAGTCCCTGATGATCTACATAAAGGTGCCGATGCACGGGTGCGAGGAGCCCTCGTCACAGGGCTGGCGGACCCGGATTCGCCAGCGGCTCGGGCTGGGGTGTTGGCCGGAGACATTGTCTTGCAGTTAAACGAGATCGAACTGGCCGATATCGGACACCTCATGCGATTGGTGGGCGATTTGAAGGTCGGAGAGTCCGTTCAATTGTTGGTTCGCCGTGACGACGGACTACAATCGTTGTGGGTGACGATCGGATCGCCACCCGCCGAACGGGTCCTGCGGTAA
- a CDS encoding aspartate-semialdehyde dehydrogenase has product MVYENLALVGATGAVGRIVLDQLVQRQLPYKTLKLLASSRSAGTQVKVGDETKTVELLEPSAFDGVDLVIASTPDEVSAEFCSWAVERGAVVVDESAFWRMDPKVPLIVPEVNPEAIKGHHGIIASPNCSTTQMVVAMAPIYRAAGIRRVVVSTYQATSGAGLAGNVELEKATQAALSKQGNHTAETFQHDIAFNLIPQIGSEKHEGYTSEEMKMVYETRKIFGDDSIQVCPTCVRVPVMIGHSESILIETEKPLSAAEARELFAAAPGIRVIDDLSQKSYPMPRDCDGCDDVLIGRIRKDLSSENGIAFWCVSDNLRKGAATNAIQIAELLMKS; this is encoded by the coding sequence CTGGTGTACGAAAACTTGGCATTGGTCGGCGCAACGGGTGCGGTTGGCCGAATCGTTCTTGATCAACTGGTCCAACGACAACTTCCTTACAAAACGCTCAAACTATTGGCGTCCAGTCGTTCGGCTGGCACTCAGGTGAAGGTTGGCGACGAAACGAAGACGGTTGAGTTGCTGGAACCGTCCGCCTTTGACGGAGTCGATCTTGTCATCGCCAGCACGCCGGATGAAGTTTCCGCCGAGTTTTGCTCATGGGCCGTTGAACGAGGCGCTGTTGTCGTCGACGAAAGCGCTTTCTGGCGGATGGATCCTAAGGTTCCATTGATCGTGCCCGAAGTAAATCCCGAAGCGATTAAGGGGCACCACGGAATCATCGCGAGTCCAAACTGCAGTACGACTCAAATGGTGGTCGCAATGGCCCCGATCTATCGTGCCGCAGGTATTCGTCGAGTCGTTGTCAGTACGTACCAAGCGACCAGTGGTGCCGGTTTAGCTGGAAATGTTGAACTGGAAAAAGCGACCCAGGCGGCACTCAGCAAGCAAGGCAACCACACCGCCGAAACGTTCCAGCACGACATCGCTTTTAATCTGATCCCGCAAATCGGGTCGGAGAAGCATGAAGGCTATACGTCCGAAGAGATGAAGATGGTCTACGAGACCCGTAAGATCTTTGGCGATGATTCGATTCAGGTTTGTCCAACCTGCGTGCGTGTTCCCGTGATGATCGGTCACAGTGAATCGATTTTGATTGAAACCGAAAAACCACTTTCGGCCGCCGAAGCTCGTGAACTTTTCGCCGCTGCCCCAGGCATTCGTGTGATCGATGATCTAAGCCAGAAGTCTTATCCGATGCCGCGTGACTGCGATGGATGCGATGACGTCTTGATTGGCCGAATCCGCAAAGACCTGAGCAGCGAAAATGGAATCGCCTTCTGGTGCGTCAGCGATAACCTTCGCAAGGGTGCCGCAACCAATGCAATTCAAATTGCCGAACTGCTGATGAAGTCCTAA
- a CDS encoding formylglycine-generating enzyme family protein, with protein sequence MRDRTSFLTILLTAVATLGLGGWVAAEETPGISKEKPAEGPFVEVKEGYMVPYTTRIPGSDVTFEMVPIPGGTYMLGSPESDPAHKEDEGPQVKVTIDPIWVARHEITWDEYDQYMNLYYTFKEFQARGIRPVDPEQRADVITSPTELYQPDHTYEYGKEPDEPAITMTQYAAKQYTKWLSAITGQQFRLPSEAEWEYACRAGTETPYNFGDSADDLDANAWFFDNAEEGVVKVGQKKPNAFGLYDMHGNAAEWVVDGYTEDGYKSLAGKELNGINAVQWPTSAYPRVVRGGSWESDPEDLRSTSRMGSQDPEWKEEDPNFPKSPWWFTSDPARGVGFRIVRSYQPLAPETISKFWEAVTEDEIDDIESRLREGRGGLGKVDKGLTKAIEDWKASQ encoded by the coding sequence ATGCGAGATCGAACATCCTTTCTGACAATTTTGCTGACCGCTGTGGCGACACTCGGATTAGGAGGCTGGGTTGCAGCGGAGGAGACGCCCGGGATTTCCAAAGAGAAGCCTGCCGAAGGGCCCTTTGTTGAAGTCAAAGAAGGCTACATGGTCCCCTATACGACTCGCATCCCCGGAAGCGACGTCACTTTTGAGATGGTCCCGATTCCTGGTGGGACTTACATGTTGGGGAGTCCTGAAAGCGATCCCGCTCACAAAGAAGACGAAGGCCCGCAGGTAAAGGTGACGATTGATCCGATTTGGGTCGCTCGGCACGAGATCACTTGGGACGAGTACGATCAGTACATGAACCTGTACTACACCTTCAAAGAGTTTCAGGCTCGCGGTATTCGTCCCGTCGATCCAGAACAACGTGCCGACGTAATCACGTCGCCAACCGAACTGTATCAGCCTGACCATACCTATGAATACGGCAAGGAACCTGATGAGCCTGCCATTACGATGACGCAGTATGCGGCCAAGCAGTACACCAAATGGTTAAGTGCAATCACCGGTCAGCAGTTCCGTTTGCCTTCCGAAGCCGAATGGGAATATGCATGCCGAGCAGGAACCGAAACCCCTTACAACTTTGGGGATTCCGCAGACGATTTGGATGCCAACGCTTGGTTCTTTGATAATGCAGAAGAAGGAGTCGTCAAAGTCGGTCAGAAGAAGCCAAATGCATTCGGTCTGTACGACATGCATGGCAACGCGGCCGAATGGGTCGTCGATGGATACACAGAAGACGGTTACAAGTCTTTAGCGGGCAAAGAACTGAACGGTATCAACGCGGTTCAGTGGCCTACCAGTGCCTATCCACGTGTGGTTCGCGGAGGAAGCTGGGAATCGGATCCCGAAGACCTACGCAGCACTTCGCGGATGGGGTCACAAGACCCTGAATGGAAAGAAGAAGATCCTAACTTTCCAAAGAGCCCTTGGTGGTTCACATCCGATCCCGCTCGTGGAGTCGGATTCCGAATTGTCCGCTCCTACCAGCCGTTGGCTCCTGAAACGATTTCCAAGTTTTGGGAAGCGGTCACCGAAGACGAAATCGATGATATCGAAAGTCGTTTGCGTGAAGGACGCGGTGGTCTTGGAAAGGTCGATAAAGGCCTTACCAAAGCGATCGAAGACTGGAAAGCAAGTCAGTAG
- the rnr gene encoding ribonuclease R, whose product MEVSKELTDRVLQLIHSPNYQPGKPKQLASALKLDAEETRELKRVIKWLAAQGQLAYGSNHMIISPALARGNIDIVRGSFRPAVGGFGFVRPNSGGTETEAPDDIFIPPGETLGALYGDVVEIRVRGRSNRRGNGMEGTVLKIIERSRRQFTGSYRLENGESMVYLDGVPYEAPISVGDVRGLPVENDDKVVVEMVEFPDAQGKGGEAVIMEVLGSSKNPAIDTIMIMRQYGLPDAFPEAVIDAARAESDRFDDSKVPAERKDLTDLLTITIDPFDARDFDDAISLKHADGRWTLWVHIADVSSFVPAGGPIDAEAYKRGTSVYLPGRVIPMIPEIISNHMASLQPEQIRFTKTVEIEMLDDGTVTSTEVYNAAIRSDKRLNYEQVDQFIANPDDARKEWGEPIVDLLAHMYNLAMTLRKRRLDRGALTMDMPDIKLNLDKQGKVKGAFLAVNTESHQIIEEFMLAGNQAVATWLDDLELNFLHRIHPAPERRKLRQLQQFVKDIGIQVDTLESRFEIQKVLSTVAGGPLEHAVNFAVLRAMNKAIYGPHRDGHYALDMQHYCHFTSPIRRYPDLMVHRLVQKIIDKVPTPDDPFPVLLRDGHHCSDQERNAERAERELIQVKLLHHLKKHVGEKMEAVISRVYPDGLNARCLKLPIEGFIPITALPNDNYRYERRGQVIEGHKELNRFRLGDQLTIQIAKVDVRERQLFLSVIKNHTVAREGKKTPVKKPGKAKAFGGTSKTGTKKNQSKHARTGKKNKTRRR is encoded by the coding sequence ATGGAAGTATCTAAAGAACTAACCGACCGCGTCCTTCAACTAATTCACTCCCCTAATTATCAACCTGGCAAACCAAAGCAGCTTGCCTCCGCGTTGAAATTAGATGCCGAGGAGACGCGTGAGCTCAAACGGGTGATCAAATGGCTCGCCGCCCAAGGGCAGCTGGCCTACGGCTCGAACCATATGATCATCAGCCCTGCCCTGGCGCGCGGCAATATCGATATCGTCCGTGGCAGTTTTCGCCCCGCGGTCGGCGGCTTTGGTTTTGTCCGCCCCAATTCGGGCGGGACGGAAACCGAAGCACCCGACGACATCTTTATCCCCCCGGGCGAAACCCTCGGAGCCCTTTACGGGGACGTTGTCGAAATCCGGGTCCGCGGCCGCAGTAACCGCCGTGGAAACGGCATGGAAGGAACCGTTCTAAAGATCATCGAACGGAGCCGTCGGCAGTTCACCGGATCGTACCGCCTGGAAAATGGCGAATCGATGGTCTACCTGGACGGAGTCCCCTACGAAGCCCCGATCTCGGTCGGAGATGTCCGCGGCCTACCTGTCGAGAACGATGACAAAGTAGTCGTCGAAATGGTCGAATTCCCCGATGCTCAGGGGAAAGGTGGCGAAGCGGTCATCATGGAAGTTCTGGGTAGCAGCAAAAACCCAGCGATCGATACGATCATGATCATGCGGCAGTACGGGCTTCCCGATGCCTTCCCCGAAGCGGTCATCGATGCCGCTCGAGCCGAATCCGATCGTTTCGATGATTCGAAGGTTCCCGCCGAACGCAAAGACCTGACCGACCTGCTGACGATCACCATCGACCCTTTCGATGCACGCGATTTTGACGACGCGATTTCGCTAAAGCATGCCGATGGACGCTGGACACTTTGGGTCCACATCGCGGACGTTTCTTCGTTTGTCCCGGCCGGCGGCCCGATCGACGCGGAAGCTTACAAACGTGGGACAAGCGTCTACCTACCAGGTCGCGTGATCCCGATGATCCCAGAGATCATCAGCAACCACATGGCCAGTTTGCAGCCCGAGCAGATTCGATTCACCAAAACGGTTGAAATCGAAATGCTGGACGATGGAACCGTCACCAGCACCGAAGTCTACAACGCCGCGATCCGCAGCGATAAGCGACTGAATTACGAACAGGTCGATCAATTCATCGCCAACCCCGACGACGCCCGGAAAGAATGGGGCGAACCGATCGTCGACCTGCTGGCACACATGTACAACCTGGCAATGACCTTGCGAAAACGTCGCCTCGATCGAGGCGCGTTAACCATGGACATGCCCGACATCAAACTAAACCTTGACAAACAGGGCAAAGTCAAAGGGGCATTCCTGGCGGTCAATACCGAAAGCCATCAGATCATCGAAGAGTTCATGTTGGCCGGAAACCAAGCGGTTGCGACTTGGTTAGACGACCTGGAACTCAACTTCTTGCACCGCATCCACCCTGCACCGGAGCGGCGTAAATTAAGACAACTGCAGCAGTTCGTCAAAGACATTGGCATCCAGGTAGACACCCTGGAAAGCCGTTTTGAAATCCAGAAAGTGCTGAGCACCGTCGCGGGAGGACCGCTGGAACATGCGGTCAATTTCGCGGTCCTCAGAGCGATGAACAAAGCCATTTATGGGCCTCATCGTGATGGGCATTATGCGTTGGACATGCAGCATTACTGCCACTTCACTAGCCCCATCCGGCGTTATCCCGACCTGATGGTCCATCGACTGGTCCAAAAGATCATCGACAAGGTTCCGACGCCCGATGATCCGTTCCCGGTATTGCTCCGCGACGGACATCACTGCAGCGACCAAGAGCGGAATGCAGAACGCGCCGAACGCGAACTGATCCAAGTCAAATTGCTTCACCACCTGAAAAAACATGTGGGTGAAAAAATGGAAGCCGTGATCAGCCGAGTCTATCCCGATGGACTAAACGCACGCTGTTTGAAACTGCCGATCGAAGGTTTCATTCCGATTACCGCCCTGCCAAACGATAACTATCGGTACGAGCGACGCGGACAGGTGATTGAAGGACACAAAGAACTGAATCGTTTTCGACTGGGCGATCAACTGACGATCCAGATCGCCAAGGTCGATGTGCGTGAACGACAGCTTTTCTTATCGGTGATCAAAAATCACACGGTCGCACGCGAGGGAAAGAAAACGCCCGTCAAGAAACCAGGCAAAGCAAAAGCCTTTGGAGGAACCTCCAAGACGGGCACCAAGAAGAACCAGTCCAAACACGCACGGACTGGAAAGAAGAATAAAACGCGGCGACGCTAA
- a CDS encoding pentapeptide repeat-containing protein, whose protein sequence is MGPLLDGTNLDGTNLNGANLDGANLDGANLNGANLALVANPPLGSVPSERPEGDNRFIDSPFRIDPPWKKVQAFWMIARVTSIGWQNLVF, encoded by the coding sequence GTGGGCCCGCTACTGGACGGTACGAATTTGGACGGTACGAATTTGAACGGTGCGAATTTGGACGGTGCGAATTTGGACGGTGCGAATTTGAACGGTGCGAATTTGGCACTCGTAGCGAACCCGCCCCTTGGCTCAGTTCCGTCTGAACGGCCCGAGGGCGACAATCGCTTCATCGACAGCCCGTTTAGGATCGACCCTCCTTGGAAGAAAGTACAAGCGTTTTGGATGATCGCCCGCGTCACTTCGATTGGGTGGCAAAACTTAGTTTTTTGA
- a CDS encoding O-antigen ligase family protein, giving the protein MEESTSVLDDRPRHFDWVAKLSFLTLVIAAAVNPVNLMTSIEFERQTQSNSPILLAKLCVAGVAALLGVWIWFTSPSVRRSMFSIPGACLVALAIVFCLTSLFAGVGSPANPMISRAAAMIFVAYLLFTLGAVQRLQPHSFLLALLLGVVANLLVTLALYVFVPSHGVFHEYISATETVPRMGGTAHPNGVAITAVTAVLIALGIRFGRPRGEGRGSLQRDAETERAVSTPWEISVGSQSLRLNRWLVFAVLIGVVAALAALSRTAILAGGIATCFLLFHWFSRRAIVLSVVLLITLGIGTALLTSMSTGKDPFSSSAVVAVTKSGKLEELTSMTGRTVIWAQAIDWIQQRPWTGWGLDSSASVMTGPTAGTHNLMLNTCFSAGLVAGGILLVLLLWSLRSAFVQPYPWIRGILIYVLVSGLVEDTIFDSFPNALSLAWIAALVAPSMYSASLKDEEGSGGVDPLSTPTRSLGG; this is encoded by the coding sequence TTGGAAGAAAGTACAAGCGTTTTGGATGATCGCCCGCGTCACTTCGATTGGGTGGCAAAACTTAGTTTTTTGACGCTGGTGATTGCTGCCGCGGTGAATCCGGTCAATTTGATGACCAGCATCGAATTCGAACGTCAAACGCAGTCCAATAGCCCAATCTTGCTGGCCAAACTGTGTGTCGCTGGGGTCGCGGCCCTGCTGGGAGTGTGGATCTGGTTCACCTCGCCGAGTGTCCGCCGGTCAATGTTTTCAATCCCTGGCGCCTGTTTGGTGGCTTTGGCGATTGTGTTCTGCCTGACTAGTCTCTTTGCTGGCGTTGGGAGTCCCGCGAACCCAATGATTAGCCGGGCGGCGGCAATGATTTTTGTCGCCTATCTTCTGTTCACGTTAGGGGCGGTCCAGCGGCTCCAGCCCCACTCTTTTCTTCTGGCACTGTTGCTGGGAGTCGTAGCCAATTTGCTGGTGACATTGGCGCTGTATGTGTTTGTTCCCTCCCACGGCGTTTTTCATGAGTATATCTCGGCGACGGAAACGGTTCCTCGGATGGGTGGAACAGCTCATCCAAACGGAGTGGCGATCACGGCGGTCACGGCAGTTCTGATCGCCTTGGGGATTCGCTTCGGACGACCTCGGGGTGAGGGCAGGGGATCGCTGCAAAGGGATGCGGAAACGGAAAGGGCTGTTTCAACGCCTTGGGAGATAAGTGTGGGCAGCCAGTCGCTTCGTCTGAATCGATGGTTGGTTTTTGCGGTGTTAATCGGCGTTGTTGCCGCCTTGGCAGCGTTAAGTCGGACCGCGATCTTAGCGGGCGGAATCGCGACCTGTTTCTTGCTTTTTCATTGGTTTTCGCGTCGTGCCATCGTCCTGAGTGTTGTGCTATTGATCACGCTGGGGATCGGGACCGCGTTGCTGACGTCGATGTCGACAGGGAAGGATCCGTTCTCTTCCTCGGCGGTTGTAGCGGTCACCAAGAGCGGCAAATTGGAAGAGTTGACTTCGATGACCGGGCGTACGGTCATTTGGGCACAAGCGATCGACTGGATCCAGCAACGTCCTTGGACCGGTTGGGGGCTGGATAGTTCGGCGAGCGTGATGACGGGGCCGACTGCTGGGACTCACAACCTAATGCTGAACACTTGTTTTTCAGCTGGTCTGGTCGCAGGGGGGATTCTGTTGGTGCTGTTGCTGTGGTCGCTTAGGTCTGCGTTTGTGCAGCCCTATCCGTGGATACGCGGAATCTTGATTTACGTGCTGGTTTCGGGATTGGTGGAGGACACGATTTTTGATTCGTTTCCAAATGCGCTTTCCCTGGCCTGGATCGCCGCCCTGGTTGCTCCGTCGATGTATTCGGCATCTTTGAAGGACGAAGAAGGATCAGGCGGAGTGGATCCGCTTTCGACGCCCACTCGATCGCTGGGAGGCTAG
- a CDS encoding glucuronate isomerase — translation MSDSLRQTIYQALADTCLIDPHTHINPHSPASSTLADVLGYHYYTELAHSAGMPREHIEAANLGPKEKVERLVHGLAPLENTAQYSWLIAICQRFFGFEEDKLTPDNWEAVYDAAEEKMRIAEWPDLVLEKSNVEAVFLTNDFDDALEGFDTNKYIPCLRTDDLVFHLGKPEVRERLAACSGIEVSDLGTLREALQQRFEHFTRNGARACAISLPPSFSPTQVTDGRAATALDDVLRSGTSAAPAHQDALARRVFWTLAELCDEYNLPFDLMIGVNRGVYPAGVYQGQDLYDSRVSLIQYRELFNAFPEVKFPISVLASVTNQELVSYAWIFPNVLTNGHWWYSNTPSFIERDATARLEAVPQTKQIGYYSDAYKLEFVWPKFDMYRQILAKILTESFVIARGWSEERAIALGKQILRGNVETIFPAREPSPPAEEAVPSDSSTADSWDIAGATGAAVIAPAAGAIAGVFTEPYQASEIEKEAEIEAEIEEAAEEIEAAAEAQIEQAVEEIEEAAEAEIEEAAEEIEEALYDADGDDDEPMEFATIDSSEDMTPEPEVAFDTDQEVADEEDDAELWTGPEETLEVATEENSIEIKDPLAELETESPGLETELSAAEIELSEPEGDRSEPAVELPELETESLVLETESLDIDVSLPETETDPLALAPEATETTETTEAASEIVFDLDQEASDEEDDDELWTGAEESLEIESAEPESPTAEATPEIVFDSDQEASDEEDDALLWGTDSDDEEDEDSEGDLTIEPPFNEPPPTELPGLEEYTELNDSGTVMPPDDSEEEGFGLLSDGSSVFESDEENTDSEDDGKDTPSPN, via the coding sequence ATGTCCGATTCGCTACGCCAGACCATCTATCAGGCTCTTGCTGACACCTGCTTGATCGACCCTCACACGCACATCAACCCTCACTCGCCCGCTTCTTCGACGTTGGCGGATGTGTTGGGCTATCACTATTACACCGAATTAGCCCACTCGGCAGGCATGCCTCGCGAGCACATCGAAGCGGCAAACCTGGGGCCCAAGGAAAAGGTGGAACGTTTGGTCCACGGACTGGCCCCGTTGGAGAATACGGCTCAGTACAGCTGGTTGATTGCAATCTGCCAACGCTTTTTCGGCTTCGAAGAAGACAAACTGACACCAGACAACTGGGAAGCGGTCTACGACGCAGCCGAAGAAAAGATGCGGATCGCCGAGTGGCCCGATCTGGTCCTGGAAAAGAGCAATGTCGAAGCGGTCTTTTTGACCAACGATTTCGACGACGCATTGGAAGGATTTGATACCAACAAGTACATTCCCTGCCTGCGAACCGACGACCTTGTTTTTCACCTGGGCAAACCAGAGGTTCGCGAGCGACTGGCGGCCTGCAGCGGGATCGAAGTCAGCGACTTGGGAACGCTCCGCGAAGCGCTGCAGCAACGCTTCGAGCACTTCACTCGCAATGGGGCCCGAGCCTGTGCGATTTCGCTTCCCCCTTCATTCTCTCCGACGCAAGTCACCGACGGACGTGCGGCAACGGCTCTAGATGACGTCCTTCGCAGTGGCACCTCCGCCGCCCCGGCACATCAGGATGCCCTCGCCCGCCGAGTCTTCTGGACCCTGGCCGAATTGTGTGATGAATACAATCTGCCGTTCGACCTGATGATCGGTGTGAACCGCGGCGTTTATCCTGCCGGGGTCTATCAAGGACAGGACCTGTACGACAGCCGAGTCTCGCTGATCCAGTACCGTGAACTGTTCAACGCGTTCCCCGAAGTCAAATTTCCGATTTCGGTATTGGCAAGCGTCACCAACCAAGAACTGGTCAGCTACGCATGGATTTTCCCCAACGTCCTAACCAACGGGCATTGGTGGTACAGCAACACCCCTAGCTTCATCGAACGCGACGCGACGGCTCGTCTGGAAGCGGTCCCCCAGACCAAGCAAATCGGCTACTACAGCGACGCCTACAAACTGGAATTTGTCTGGCCCAAATTCGACATGTATCGTCAGATCCTAGCCAAAATCCTGACCGAATCCTTTGTGATTGCACGCGGCTGGTCCGAAGAACGAGCGATTGCACTCGGGAAACAGATTCTCCGTGGCAACGTCGAAACCATCTTTCCCGCTCGCGAACCATCGCCGCCAGCGGAAGAAGCCGTTCCTTCCGATTCGTCGACTGCCGATTCTTGGGATATCGCTGGAGCCACCGGCGCCGCAGTGATCGCCCCAGCAGCAGGTGCGATCGCCGGAGTCTTCACCGAACCGTACCAAGCATCGGAAATCGAGAAAGAAGCCGAAATCGAAGCGGAAATCGAAGAAGCAGCCGAGGAAATCGAAGCGGCAGCCGAAGCGCAAATTGAACAAGCGGTCGAAGAGATCGAAGAAGCAGCCGAAGCGGAAATCGAAGAAGCGGCCGAAGAGATCGAAGAGGCTCTCTACGACGCCGATGGGGATGACGACGAACCGATGGAATTTGCGACCATCGATTCCTCGGAAGATATGACTCCCGAACCAGAAGTCGCGTTCGACACCGACCAGGAAGTGGCCGACGAAGAGGATGATGCGGAACTATGGACCGGGCCTGAAGAGACCCTCGAAGTAGCCACCGAAGAGAATTCCATTGAAATCAAGGACCCGCTGGCCGAACTAGAAACTGAATCGCCCGGACTAGAAACCGAATTGTCAGCGGCAGAAATCGAGCTTTCAGAACCAGAGGGCGACCGGTCAGAACCGGCGGTCGAATTGCCTGAACTTGAAACCGAATCGCTCGTTTTAGAAACCGAATCGCTGGATATTGACGTTTCCCTGCCAGAAACCGAAACGGATCCACTCGCCCTCGCACCCGAGGCGACCGAGACAACCGAGACAACCGAGGCCGCCTCGGAGATCGTTTTTGACCTGGACCAGGAAGCATCGGACGAAGAAGACGACGATGAACTGTGGACGGGTGCCGAGGAGTCTCTGGAAATCGAGTCTGCGGAGCCCGAATCACCGACCGCGGAAGCCACTCCAGAAATCGTCTTTGATTCCGATCAAGAAGCTTCGGATGAGGAAGACGATGCCTTGCTCTGGGGAACCGATTCGGACGACGAGGAGGACGAAGACAGCGAGGGGGATCTGACAATCGAACCGCCCTTCAACGAACCGCCTCCAACCGAATTGCCAGGCCTTGAGGAATACACCGAACTGAACGATTCGGGAACCGTCATGCCTCCCGACGATTCCGAAGAGGAAGGATTCGGTCTGCTCTCGGATGGCTCGTCCGTTTTCGAATCGGACGAAGAAAACACCGATAGCGAGGACGATGGGAAGGACACCCCATCGCCAAACTAG